A section of the Lepus europaeus isolate LE1 chromosome 19, mLepTim1.pri, whole genome shotgun sequence genome encodes:
- the ARL2BP gene encoding ADP-ribosylation factor-like protein 2-binding protein, with translation MDALEEESFALSFSSASDAEFDAVVGYLEDIIMDDEFQLLQRNFMDKYYQEFEDTEENKLTYTPIFNEYISLVEKYIEEQLLERIPGFNMAAFTTTLQHHKDEVAGDIFDMLLTFTDFLAFKEMFLDYRAEKEGRGPDLSSGLVVTSLCRSSSVPASQNSLRH, from the exons ATGGACGCCTTAGAGGAAGAGAGCTTTGCGCTGTCCTT CTCCTCCGCCTCCGATGCAGAGTTTGACGCTGTGGTTGGATATTTAGAGGACATTATCATGG ATGACGAGTTCCAGCTGCTACAGAGAAATTTCATGGACAAGTACTACCAGGAGTTCGAAGACACGGAAGAGAATAAACTCACCTACACGCCGATTTTTAACGAATAT ATTTCTCTGGTGGAAAAGTACATCGAGGAGCAGCTGCTGGAGCGGATCCCGGGCTTCAACATGGCGGCATTCACGACGACGCTGCA GCACCATAAAGATGAAGTCGCTGGTGACATATTCGACATGCTGCTCACATTTACAGACTTTCTggcttttaaagaaatgtttctggACTACAGAGCG GAAAAAGAAGGCCGGGGACCGGACTTGAGCAGTGGTTTAGTGGTGACTTCGCTGTGCAGATCATCTTCCGTGCCAGCGTCCCAGAACAGTCTGCGGCACTAG